One genomic segment of Canis lupus baileyi chromosome 9, mCanLup2.hap1, whole genome shotgun sequence includes these proteins:
- the JAG2 gene encoding protein jagged-2 isoform X4, which translates to MPRTAAELGSLSPGPQRSFTLIVEAWDWDNDTTPDEELLIERVSHTGMINPEDRWKSLHFSGHVAHMELQIRVRCDDNYYSATCNKFCRPRNDFFGHYTCDQYGNKACMDGWMGKECKEAVCKQGCNLLHGGCSVPGECKCSYGWQGRFCDECVPYPGCVHGSCVDPWQCNCETNWGGLLCNKDLNYCGTHHPCTNGATCINAEPDQYHCVCPDGYSGKNCERAEHACASNPCANGGSCYEVPSGFECHCPSGWSGSTCALDIDECASNPCAAGGTCVDQVDGFECICPKQWVGTTCQLDANECEGKPCVNAFSCKNLIGGYYCHCIPGWKGVNCHINVNDCHGQCQHGGTCKELMTGYQCVCPWGFGGRHCELQLRSCASNPCHGGLCEDLVDGFHCHCPEGTSGPLCEVDLDLCDPSPCQNGARCYNLQGDYYCACPDDVGGKNCSVPRDPCPGGACRVIDGCGFEAGTRTPGSGTAPLGVCGPHGHCVSLPGGNFSCVCDSGFTGIYCHENINDCLGQPCRNGGTCIDEVDAFRCYCPSGWEGELCDTNLNDCLPDPCHSRGRCYDLVNDFYCACDDGWKGKTCHSREFQCDAYTCSNGGTCYDSGDTFRCACPPGWKGSTCNIAKNSSCLPNPCVNGGTCVGSGDSFSCICRDGWEGRTCTHNTNDCNPLPCYNGGVCIDGINWFRCECAPGFAGPDCRINIDECQSSPCAYGATCVDEINGYHCSCPPGRAGPRCQEVIFFGRPCWSQGLPFAHGSSWVEDCNSCHCMDGHRDCSKVWCGHKPCLLAGRPESLSTPCPPGQWCQEKALDQCLQPPCAAWGECGAEEPLLPETLCLPRSSHLDNNCARFTLHLDRDQVPQGTTVGAICSGIRVLPVTRAVARDRLLLLLCERPSSGASAVEVAMSFSPARDLADSSLIQSTAHAIVSAITQRVNSSVLLAVTEVKLETVVMGGSSAGLLVPVLCGVFSMLCLVCVAICVWWTRKRRKERERSRLPREESANNQWAPLNPIRNPIERLGGGGLGGGHKDVLYPCKNFTPPPRRVGEALPGPAGRGEGGEEEEEEEPGRGEGGCLEAEKFLSHKFTKDPSGSPGRPACWASGPKVDNRAVRSVNDSRHAGKE; encoded by the exons ATGCCCAGGACGGCGGCTGAGCTGGGGTCCctgtccccaggaccccag CGCTCCTTCACCCTCATCGTGGAGGCCTGGGACTGGGACAACGACACCACCCCAGATG AGGAGCTGCTGATCGAGCGGGTGTCGCACACGGGCATGATCAACCCCGAGGACCGCTGGAAGAGCCTGCACTTCAGCGGCCACGTGGCGCACATGGAGCTGCAGATCCGCGTGCGCTGCGACGACAACTACTACAGCGCCACCTGCAACAAGTTCTGCCGGCCGCGCAACGACTTCTTCGGCCACTACACCTGCGACCAGTACGGCAACAAGGCCTGCATGGACGGCTGGATGGGCAAGGAGTGCAAAGAGG CCGTGTGCAAACAAGGATGTAACCTGCTGCACGGGGGATGCTCGGTGCCCGGGGAGTGCAA GTGCAGCTACGGCTGGCAGGGACGCTTCTGCGACGAGTGCGTCCCGTACCCTGGCTGCGTGCACGGCAGCTGCGTGGACCCCTGGCAGTGTAACTGTGAGACCAACTGGGGCGGCCTGCTTTGCAACAAAG ACCTGAACTACTGCGGCACCCACCACCCTTGCACCAACGGGGCCACGTGCATCAACGCCGAGCCTGACCAGTACCACTGCGTCTGCCCCGACGGCTACTCGGGCAAGAACTGTGAGCGGG CTGAGCACGCCTGTGCCTCCAACCCATGCGCCAACGGGGGCTCTTGTTACGAGGTGCCCTCCGGCTTCGAGTGCCACTGCCCGTCAGGCTGGAGCGGGTCCACCTGTGCGCTTG ACATCGATGAGTGTGCCTCCAACCCGTGCGCGGCCGGGGGCACCTGTGTGGACCAGGTGGATGGCTTCGAGTGCATCTGTCCCAAGCAGTGGGTGGGGACCACCTGCCAGCTGG ACGCCAATGAATGTGAAGGGAAGCCGTGCGTTAATGCTTTTTCTTGCAAAAACCTGATTGGTGGCTATTACTGTCACTGCATCCCGGGCTGGAAGGGCGTCAACTGCCATATCA ATGTAAACGACTGTCATGGGCAGTGTCAGCATGGTGGCACCTGCAAG gagcTGATGACCGGCTACCAGTGTGTGTGCCCATGGGGCTTCGGTGGCCGACACTGTGAGCTGCAGCTGCGGTCGTGTGCCAGCAACCCCTGCCATGGTGGCCTCTGCGAGGACCTGGTGGATGGCTTCCACTGCCACTGCCCCGAGGGCACCTCTGGGCCACTGTGTGAG gtagacctggacttATGCGATCCCAGCCCCTGCCAGAACGGCGCCCGCTGCTACAACCTGCAGGGCGATTACTACTGCGCGTGCCCGGACGACGTGGGCGGCAAGAACTGCTCTGTGCCCCGGGACCCGTGCCCGGGCGGGGCCTGCCGAG TGATTGACGGCTGCGGGTTCGAGGCGGGGACCAGAACCCCGGGCTCGGGCACGGCCCCCCTGGGCGTGTGTGGCCCCCACGGACACTGCGTCAGTCTGCCCGGGGGGAACTTCTCCTGCGTGTGTGATAGCGGCTTCACGGGCATCTACTGCCATGAGA ACATCAACGACTGTCTGGGGCAGCCCTGCCGCAACGGGGGCACGTGCATCGACGAGGTGGACGCCTTCCGCTGCTACTGCCCCAGCGGCTGGGAGGGCGAGCTCTGCGACACCA ATCTCAACGACTGCCTTCCCGATCCCTGCCACAGCCGCGGCCGCTGCTACGACCTGGTCAATGACTTCTACTGTGCGTGTGACGACGGCTGGAAGGGCAAGACCTGCCACTCGC GCGAGTTCCAGTGCGACGCCTATACCTGCAGCAACGGCGGTACGTGCTATGACAGTGGGGACACCTTCCGCTGTGCCTGCCCCCCGGGCTGGAAGGGCAGTACCTGCAACATCG CTAAGAACAGCAGCTGCCTCCCCAACCCCTGCGTGAATGGGGGTACGTGCGTGGGCAGTGGGGACTCGTTCTCCTGCATCTGCCGTGACGGTTGGGAAGGCCGCACCTGCACGCACA ATACCAACGACTGCAACCCCCTGCCTTG CTACAACGGTGGCGTCTGCATCGACGGCATCAACTGGTTCCGCTGCGAGTGTGCTCCTGGCTTCGCGGGTCCCGACTGCCGCATCA ACATCGACGAGTGCCAGTCCTCGCCGTGCGCCTACGGGGCCACGTGTGTGGATGAGATCAACGGTTATCACTGCAGCTgcccgccgggccgggccggcccCCGGTGCCAGGAAG tgattttttttgggAGGCCCTGCTGGTCGCAGGGGTTGCCCTTCGCACACGGGAGCTCCTGGGTGGAGGATTGTAACAGCTGCCACTGCATGGACGGCCACCGGGACTGCAGCAAG GTGTGGTGTGGCCATAAGCCTTGCCTGCTGGCCGGCCGGCCCGAATCCCTGAGTACCCCGTGCCCACCGGGGCAGTGGTGCCAAGAGAAGGCCCTAGACCAGTGCCTGCAGCCGCCCTGTGCAGCCTGGGGGGAGTGCGGCGCCGAGGAGCCCTTGCTGCCGGAAACCCTGTGCTTGCCGCGCTCCAGCCACCTGGACAACAACTGTGCCCGCTTCACGTTGCACCTTGACCGTGACCAGGTGCCACAG GGCACCACCGTGGGCGCCATCTGCTCCGGGATCCGCGTCCTGCCGGTCACAAGGGCGGTGGCCCGGGACCGCCTGCTTTTGCTGCTCTGCGAGCGGCCGTCGTCAGGGGCCAGTGCAGTAGAGGTGGCCATG TCCTTCAGCCCCGCCAGGGACCTGGCCGACAGCAGCCTGATCCAGAGCACGGCCCACGCCATCGTGTCCGCCATCACCCAGCGGGTCAACAGCTCGGTGCTGCTGGCTGTCACTGAGGTCAAACTGGAGACGGTCGTCATGGGCGGCTCTTCCGCGG GTCTGCTGGTGCCGGTGCTGTGCGGCGTGTTCAGCATGCTGTGTCTGGTGTGTGTGGCCATCTGCGTGTGGTGGACCCGCAAACGCAGGAAAGAGCGGGAGAGGAGCCGGCTGCCGCGGGAGGAGAGCGCCAACAACCAGTGGGCCCCTCTCAACCCCATCCGCAACCCCATCGAGCGGCTGGGGGGCGGCGGCCTGGGGGGCGGCCACAAGGATGTGCTGTACCCGTGCAAGAACTTCACGCCGCCGCCGCGCAGGGTGGGCGAGGCGCTGCCCGGGCCCGCGGGCCGCGGCGaaggcggggaggaggaggaggaggaggagcccggCCGTGGGGAGGGCGGCTGCCTGGAGGCCGAGAAGTTCCTCTCGCACAAATTCACCAAAGACCCCAGCGGCTCACCCGGGAGGCCGGCCTGCTGGGCCTCAGGCCCCAAGGTGGACAACCGCGCCGTCAGGAGCGTCAATGACTCACGCCACGCCGGCAAGGAGTAG